A genomic segment from Aspergillus chevalieri M1 DNA, chromosome 7, nearly complete sequence encodes:
- the tif34 gene encoding translation initiation factor eIF3 subunit i (BUSCO:EOG09262W7C;~COG:J;~EggNog:ENOG410PH6Q;~InterPro:IPR027525,IPR036322,IPR015943,IPR019775, IPR001680,IPR017986;~PFAM:PF00400;~go_component: GO:0005737 - cytoplasm [Evidence IEA];~go_component: GO:0005852 - eukaryotic translation initiation factor 3 complex [Evidence IEA];~go_function: GO:0003743 - translation initiation factor activity [Evidence IEA];~go_function: GO:0005515 - protein binding [Evidence IEA]): MRPILLSGHERSLNQIKFNRDGDLLFSVAKDKIVCAWWSANGERLGTYNGHQGAIWTVDVSPNTVLLATGSADNTVRLWNVKSGECVKVWDFPTAVKRVEFSPDGSRLLAVTEKRMGFLGTIAVLDIAYGDGQGGNLEAQAEEPTLKITCTEAKATVAGWSYLGKFIIAGHEDGSVSQYDSKTGDQVENVQAHEFDHQINDIQFSADRTYFITASKDKTAKLMSTRNLAILKTYVSDTPLNSATITPKKEYVILGGGQAAMDVTTTSARQGKFEARFYHKIFEDEIGRVRGHFGPLNTVGVHPKGTAYASGGEDGYVRVHHFDKPYFDFLYEVEREQLKR, encoded by the exons ATGAGGCCTATCTTGCTGTCGGGCCAT GAACGGTCCCTGAACCAAATCAAATTCAACCGTGATGGCGATCTCCTCTTCTCGGTCGCAAAGGATAAAATTGTGTGCGCTTGGTGGTCCGCCAACGGCGAGCGTCTGGGAACCTACAACGGTCACCAGGGTGCCATCTGGACAGTCGACGTCAGCCCCAACACCGTTCTCCTCGCTACCGGATCCGCAGATAACACCGTACGACTATGGAATGTGAAATCGGGCGAATGCGTGAAGGTCTGGGATTTCCCCACCGCCGTGAAGCGGGTCGAGTTCTCGCCGGATGGTAGCAGATTGTTGGCCGTGACGGAGAAGCGTATGGGCTTCCTGGGTACCATCGCAGTGCTCGACATTGCCTACGGCGACGGTCAGGGTGGAAACCTCGAGGCGCAGGCCGAGGAACCGACCTTGAAGATCACCTGCACAGAGGCCAAGGCGACAGTTGCAGGATGGAGTTATCTGGGCAAGTTCATTATTGCTGGTCACGAGGACGGCAGCGTCAGCCAGTACGACTCGAAG ACCGGTGACCAGGTCGAGAACGTCCAGGCCCACGAGTTTGACCACCAGATCAACGACATCCAGTTCTCCGCCGACCGCACCTACTTCATTACCGCATCAAAAGACAAGACTGCCAAG CTCATGTCCACCCGTAACCTCGCCATCCTCAAGACCTACGTTTCCGACACTCCCCTCAACAGCGCAACCATCACACCCAAGAAGGAATATGTGATCCTGGGAGGTGGTCAGGCCGCCATGGAtgtcaccaccacctccgctCGCCAGGGTAAATTTGAGGCTCGTTTCTACCACAAGATCTTCGAGGACGAAATCGGTCGTGTCCGTGGTCACTTCGGTCCCCTCAACACCGTCGGTGTCCACCCCAAGGGCACAGCATACGCCTCTGGTGGTGAGGACGGTTATGTCCGTGTGCACCACTTTGACAAGCCCTACTTTGATTTCCTGTACGAGGTCGAGCGCGAGCAGCTGAAGCGGTAA
- the mbf1 gene encoding multiprotein-bridging factor 1 (BUSCO:EOG09264MN3;~COG:K;~EggNog:ENOG410PN0T;~InterPro:IPR013729,IPR010982,IPR001387;~PFAM:PF08523,PF01381;~go_function: GO:0003677 - DNA binding [Evidence IEA]): protein MSDWDSVTRIGQKHTGGGAPRETTVRGKSALNAAQRQGLVVGTEKKYATGNAASKSGGSEGQHLTKVDRSDDIVKPKTVGPRVANAIKQRRNEEPYKMTQKELATKCNTTATVIQEMEKGTATPDQKVLSTMERVLNVRLRGADIGKERFAKSNKQ, encoded by the exons ATGAGCGACTGGGACTCTGTTACTCGCATCGGTCAGAAGCATACCGGTGGTGGCGCGCCCCGTGAGACTACTGTCCGGGGTAAGAGCGCTTTGAACGCTGCTCAGCGCCAGGGCCTTGTTGTTGGTACTGAGAAGAAGTACGCTACTGGCAATGCT GCCTCCAAGTCAGGCGGTAGCGAAGGCCAACACTTGACAAAGGTCGACCGCAGCGATGACATCGTCAAGCCCAAGACCGTCGGTCCTCGAGTGGCAAACGCTATCAAGCAGCGCCGCAATGAGGAGCCCTACAAAATGACACAAAAGGAACTCGCGACCAAATGcaacaccaccgccaccgTCATccaggagatggagaagggtACCGCCACTCCCGACCAGAAGGTTCTGAGCACAATGGAGCGCGTGCTCAACGTCAGACTGCGTGGCGCGGATATCGGGAAAGAAAGGTTCGCCAAAAGTAATAAACAGTGA